From a single Adhaeribacter swui genomic region:
- a CDS encoding efflux RND transporter periplasmic adaptor subunit: MKKNFMPMLLVMGLVALFCQTSCHSEKAKAEGEKEASFLVTSPFKKDTLLTKEYVSQIRSIRHIELRAQEKGYLQKIYVDEGQFVNEGQLLFQIMPNLYEAEQQKAQAEASFAEIEYQNTKKLAESKVVAPNELAMAKAKLDKAKAELALTKVHLQFTEIRAPFSGIIDRFHVRPGSLVEEGELLTELSDNSKMWVYYNVPEAEYLDYKSLPKNDSQTKVKLLMANNKMFDYPGVVETIEANFDNETGNIAFRATFPNPKGLLRYGETGNILMEVPMSNALLIPQKATFEVLDKKYVYVVDKNNVLRSREISIAAELPHIYVVQKGLEENDKILLEGLRLVRENEKINYKFMEPQSAIAQLELYAE, from the coding sequence ATGAAAAAAAATTTCATGCCCATGCTCCTTGTCATGGGCCTGGTTGCCCTGTTTTGCCAAACTAGCTGTCATTCAGAAAAAGCAAAAGCAGAGGGTGAAAAAGAGGCGAGTTTTTTAGTTACTAGCCCTTTCAAGAAAGACACCCTGTTAACCAAAGAATATGTTAGTCAGATTCGCTCCATCCGCCACATAGAATTAAGAGCCCAGGAGAAAGGCTACTTGCAAAAAATTTATGTGGACGAAGGTCAATTTGTTAACGAAGGGCAATTATTATTTCAAATAATGCCTAACCTGTACGAAGCAGAGCAACAAAAAGCCCAGGCCGAGGCCAGCTTCGCGGAAATTGAATACCAGAATACTAAAAAATTGGCCGAAAGTAAAGTAGTAGCCCCGAATGAGCTGGCCATGGCTAAAGCCAAATTAGATAAGGCAAAAGCCGAACTGGCTTTAACCAAAGTGCATTTGCAGTTCACCGAAATCCGGGCTCCTTTTAGTGGCATCATCGACCGCTTTCACGTTCGGCCGGGTAGCCTCGTGGAAGAAGGTGAGTTGTTAACCGAGCTTTCTGATAACAGCAAAATGTGGGTTTATTACAACGTGCCGGAAGCCGAGTACCTGGATTATAAATCTTTGCCCAAAAATGATAGTCAAACCAAAGTAAAGCTGTTAATGGCAAATAATAAAATGTTTGATTACCCGGGGGTAGTAGAAACCATAGAAGCAAACTTTGACAATGAAACCGGCAACATTGCTTTCCGGGCCACTTTTCCTAATCCTAAAGGTTTATTGCGCTACGGCGAAACCGGCAACATTTTAATGGAAGTGCCGATGAGTAATGCCTTATTAATTCCGCAGAAAGCCACCTTTGAAGTACTGGATAAAAAGTACGTGTACGTTGTGGATAAAAACAATGTATTACGTTCCCGGGAAATTTCAATAGCTGCCGAATTACCGCACATCTACGTGGTACAAAAAGGATTAGAAGAAAATGACAAGATTCTGCTGGAAGGCTTACGCCTGGTGCGGGAAAACGAAAAAATTAATTACAAATTCATGGAGCCCCAATCGGCGATTGCTCAACTAGAGCTATACGCTGAATAA
- a CDS encoding SH3 domain-containing protein yields MQNTWAKYLLIFFVFFIGLTQPVYSQEYNFRVATADSLFNQKKYLEAFSVYENILVKDQQYSPTMLLKMAFIKEGLRDFTGAMYYLHLYYSKTPNRAVLRKMEELAQTHQLTGYEYGDLQFFKTQFRKFYLDILEGLLIVAVVVITFTFLRRKTKPVRKSFKIGFTLYLGFIFYYINYLDFGQEGIIRYNRIPIMSAPSAGAEWVATAGAGHKLKLISEKDIWYEVFWKNQRAYIRKQNILLLP; encoded by the coding sequence ATGCAAAATACTTGGGCTAAATATTTACTGATATTTTTCGTTTTTTTTATTGGCTTAACTCAACCGGTTTATAGTCAGGAATATAATTTTCGGGTTGCAACGGCAGATTCTTTATTTAATCAAAAGAAATATTTAGAAGCTTTCTCGGTTTATGAGAATATACTGGTAAAAGATCAACAATACTCTCCGACCATGCTTTTAAAAATGGCTTTTATTAAAGAAGGTTTGCGCGATTTTACCGGAGCTATGTATTATCTGCATTTGTATTACTCCAAAACTCCCAACCGCGCGGTATTACGTAAGATGGAAGAATTAGCCCAAACTCACCAGCTTACCGGCTACGAATACGGCGATTTGCAGTTTTTTAAAACGCAATTCCGGAAATTTTACCTCGATATTCTAGAAGGGCTTTTAATAGTGGCCGTGGTAGTTATTACTTTTACTTTTTTGCGCCGCAAAACAAAACCGGTGCGTAAATCTTTTAAAATTGGCTTTACGCTGTATCTGGGTTTTATTTTTTACTATATCAATTACCTCGATTTTGGCCAGGAAGGCATTATCCGGTATAACCGGATACCTATAATGTCCGCCCCTTCCGCCGGAGCGGAATGGGTAGCAACCGCCGGAGCCGGACACAAACTAAAATTAATCAGCGAAAAAGATATCTGGTACGAAGTATTCTGGAAAAACCAGCGGGCGTATATCCGGAAGCAGAATATTTTACTTTTGCCTTAG
- a CDS encoding SDR family oxidoreductase produces the protein MKDKVVIITGGTSGIGKACAMAFGQAGAKIVFSGRDAQKLKLTADELTQHGIVNLPVKSDVSIEAEAQQLIQATLAQFGGLDVLINNAGISMRALFQDLDLAVIKQVMDINFYGTVYVTKYALPYILKSKGSIIGVSSIAGYRGLPGRTGYSASKFAMQGFLEALRTEVMHQGVHVMVACPGFTASNIRNTALNANGNVQGESPRAEEKMMTAEEVANRILKATQKRQREVVMTAQGKLTVFLNKWLPGLTDKLVYNVMAKEKDSPFKTINK, from the coding sequence ATGAAAGATAAAGTAGTAATTATTACGGGAGGAACTTCCGGAATTGGTAAAGCTTGTGCTATGGCTTTTGGCCAGGCTGGGGCAAAAATTGTTTTTTCCGGCCGCGATGCCCAAAAACTAAAATTAACCGCCGACGAATTAACCCAGCACGGTATCGTAAACTTACCGGTAAAAAGCGATGTAAGTATAGAAGCGGAGGCGCAACAATTAATTCAAGCCACCCTAGCGCAGTTTGGCGGGTTAGATGTACTAATTAACAATGCCGGTATTTCCATGCGGGCTTTATTTCAGGACTTGGATTTGGCAGTAATTAAGCAAGTAATGGATATTAATTTTTACGGAACTGTTTACGTAACCAAGTACGCTTTGCCTTATATTTTAAAAAGCAAGGGCTCCATTATTGGGGTATCTTCTATTGCGGGCTACCGAGGTTTACCGGGCCGCACCGGCTATTCGGCTTCTAAATTTGCCATGCAGGGATTTTTAGAGGCTTTACGTACCGAGGTAATGCACCAGGGGGTGCACGTGATGGTGGCTTGTCCGGGTTTCACGGCTTCCAATATTCGCAATACAGCTTTAAATGCGAATGGCAACGTGCAAGGCGAATCGCCCAGGGCCGAAGAAAAAATGATGACGGCCGAAGAAGTAGCCAACCGGATATTAAAAGCAACCCAAAAGCGGCAGCGCGAAGTAGTAATGACGGCCCAAGGAAAATTAACCGTATTTTTAAATAAATGGCTTCCCGGCTTAACCGACAAACTAGTTTATAATGTAATGGCCAAAGAAAAAGACTCGCCGTTTAAAACCATAAATAAATAG
- the rlmD gene encoding 23S rRNA (uracil(1939)-C(5))-methyltransferase RlmD translates to MVAEGNCLARHENRVVFVKGVAPGDVVDVRITKQKKSFWEGTPIRFVSYSDLRVEPFCEHFGICGGCKWQHISYDTQLHYKQKQVKDNLQRIGKLELPTIDPIKGSDKTTYYRNKLEYTFTDNAWLTTEQIKSGNEFDRDALGFHIPGRFDKILDIKHCYLQAEPSNGIRLSVKKYAKEHQLEFNNLYRIEGFLRNLIIRTANTGDLMVILQVYHDDQEKITGLLDFLHQAFPQITSLQYVVNNKGNETFHDLNVICYKGEPYIHEEMEGLRFRVGPKSFYQTNSEQAYELYRLTREMAALTGSELVYDLYTGAGTIANFVARHCRQVIGIEYVPSAIEDAKLNSAINNVSNTQFYAGDLKDVLTAEFVQQHGKPEVIITDPPRAGMHPDVVARLLEINPQRIVYVSCNPATQARDLELLSEKYTVTRVQPVDMFPQTHHVENIVALEAK, encoded by the coding sequence ATGGTTGCTGAAGGCAATTGCCTGGCCCGGCACGAAAACCGGGTGGTATTTGTAAAAGGCGTAGCTCCCGGCGATGTGGTGGATGTGCGGATTACCAAGCAAAAGAAAAGTTTCTGGGAGGGCACTCCCATCCGGTTTGTTTCTTATTCTGATTTACGGGTGGAACCGTTCTGCGAACACTTTGGAATTTGCGGCGGCTGCAAATGGCAACACATCAGCTACGATACGCAACTGCATTACAAGCAAAAACAAGTTAAAGATAACCTGCAGCGAATTGGTAAATTAGAACTACCAACCATAGACCCCATTAAGGGATCCGATAAAACAACTTATTACCGCAATAAGCTGGAGTATACTTTTACGGACAATGCCTGGCTGACCACGGAACAAATTAAATCGGGTAACGAGTTCGACCGCGATGCATTAGGTTTTCACATACCAGGCAGGTTCGATAAAATACTGGATATCAAACATTGTTATCTGCAAGCCGAACCATCCAATGGTATCCGGTTATCTGTGAAAAAATACGCTAAGGAGCACCAACTTGAGTTTAATAACTTATACCGGATAGAGGGCTTTTTGCGGAACCTGATTATCCGGACGGCAAATACGGGCGATTTGATGGTGATATTACAGGTGTACCACGATGACCAGGAAAAAATTACGGGTTTACTCGACTTTTTGCACCAGGCTTTTCCGCAGATAACTTCGTTGCAGTACGTGGTAAACAACAAAGGCAACGAAACCTTTCATGATTTAAACGTAATTTGTTATAAAGGCGAACCTTACATTCACGAAGAAATGGAAGGTTTGCGATTCCGGGTAGGTCCTAAATCGTTTTATCAGACCAACTCCGAACAAGCCTACGAATTATACCGCTTAACCCGAGAAATGGCCGCTTTAACGGGCTCCGAGCTGGTTTACGATTTATACACCGGCGCCGGCACCATTGCCAACTTTGTGGCCCGCCATTGCCGTCAGGTTATCGGCATTGAGTATGTACCCAGCGCCATTGAAGATGCTAAGTTAAATTCGGCCATTAATAATGTGAGCAACACGCAATTTTACGCCGGCGATTTAAAAGACGTACTTACAGCGGAGTTTGTGCAGCAACATGGTAAACCCGAGGTAATCATTACAGATCCGCCCCGGGCCGGCATGCACCCGGATGTAGTAGCCCGTTTGCTGGAAATTAACCCCCAACGTATTGTTTATGTAAGTTGTAACCCAGCCACCCAAGCCCGCGACCTGGAATTATTATCCGAAAAATACACGGTTACCCGGGTACAGCCCGTAGATATGTTTCCGCAAACCCACCACGTAGAAAATATTGTGGCGCTGGAAGCTAAGTAA